In Prosthecobacter vanneervenii, one DNA window encodes the following:
- a CDS encoding FG-GAP repeat domain-containing protein — protein MRLHFLPLLLATSALAEKPELYFDGPEIVKLDWNTSSPRAADFNGDGLTDIAIINSARARIEFLLQRKDGVQPGTPEKTTRADRWNPILEVSRFDKQPLVIGHAAMALTIGDWNGDKKTDIAFITDEDKLELRMQDDKGAWTAKREFTLDSTADDTEVLAARDLNGDGRDDIALLTSTRLMVLLQTKPGEWAEPQNYALGESRCAGLNCADLNEDGRADIFYTAPEGDALLVRLQHEGTTFGEEWRLEIPTSRHWLHAMRLGGKQTGVTWIQDGTGMVEVAKLAQGAAEPNAERAATIRYAMPPTESKNGAVAYGDLTGDGYADVVISEPKAARAWLFQGSASGTFKEGREFPILSGVESLAIADVDDDKKAELVLLSPGEQSIGIARWHSNRLSYPEIIYQAKEGETLLTLTTDSAILCVSEIKSKPQLITLRKTAGAKGFTATTQELAVKTGRISGIRVVDANQDGRSDIALFSNLGPLQLLLSTTDAKSPFKRVEGIPDTFVSKLAPAALSTGDLDGDGKAEIIIAHQQLARAFKVDADGKANIVEQFNAHDASAELHSALVSRKDGKVSVLLIDAAHSKLHELTAGADRVYRADHTHALPAMIPEQCVLMNVEKSTRLLLLGKTSFQLSPLDGTTLRLDTVASFDSELKDTSPSDLLAASFSGEDVDDLALMDTSKSRVVEIFQPATGQKWDSAMYFRVFETDPHFRGKTGLENEPHDYTALDLNGDGHLDLCLLTHDRVLLYVRKKPK, from the coding sequence ATGCGCCTTCATTTCCTGCCACTGCTTCTGGCAACCAGCGCCCTCGCCGAAAAGCCTGAGTTGTACTTTGACGGGCCGGAGATTGTGAAGCTCGACTGGAATACCTCCAGCCCGCGCGCCGCCGACTTCAATGGCGATGGTCTCACCGACATCGCCATCATCAACTCGGCGCGCGCTCGCATCGAATTCCTGCTTCAGCGCAAGGATGGCGTGCAGCCCGGCACTCCTGAAAAGACCACCCGCGCCGACCGCTGGAATCCCATCCTGGAAGTCTCCCGCTTTGACAAGCAGCCGCTCGTCATTGGCCATGCCGCCATGGCCCTGACCATCGGGGACTGGAATGGCGACAAAAAGACGGACATCGCCTTCATCACCGATGAGGACAAGCTGGAGCTGCGCATGCAGGACGACAAAGGTGCCTGGACTGCCAAGCGTGAGTTTACACTCGACTCCACTGCAGACGACACTGAGGTGCTGGCCGCACGCGATCTGAACGGCGACGGCCGCGACGACATCGCCCTGCTGACCAGCACGCGCCTCATGGTGCTGCTGCAGACCAAGCCCGGCGAGTGGGCGGAGCCGCAAAACTACGCGCTGGGAGAGAGTCGCTGTGCAGGGCTGAACTGCGCAGATCTGAATGAGGACGGACGCGCAGACATCTTCTACACCGCACCGGAGGGAGATGCGCTGCTGGTGCGCCTCCAGCATGAAGGCACCACCTTTGGCGAAGAATGGCGGCTGGAGATCCCCACTTCCCGCCACTGGCTGCATGCCATGCGCCTGGGTGGCAAACAAACCGGCGTGACCTGGATCCAGGACGGAACGGGCATGGTGGAAGTAGCCAAGCTGGCCCAAGGTGCCGCTGAACCGAATGCCGAGCGCGCTGCCACCATCCGCTATGCCATGCCTCCCACCGAATCCAAAAACGGCGCGGTGGCCTACGGCGACCTCACCGGAGATGGGTACGCGGATGTCGTCATCTCAGAACCCAAGGCCGCGCGCGCCTGGCTGTTTCAGGGCAGCGCCAGCGGCACCTTCAAAGAAGGACGTGAGTTTCCCATTCTCAGCGGAGTGGAATCCCTGGCCATCGCTGATGTGGATGATGACAAGAAAGCCGAACTCGTGCTGCTCAGCCCCGGAGAGCAGTCCATCGGTATCGCCCGCTGGCACAGCAACCGCCTGTCTTATCCCGAAATCATCTACCAGGCCAAAGAGGGCGAGACGTTGCTTACGCTCACAACAGACTCAGCAATCCTTTGTGTAAGCGAGATCAAGTCCAAGCCGCAGCTCATCACCCTGCGCAAGACTGCAGGGGCCAAGGGCTTCACTGCCACCACGCAGGAGCTGGCCGTCAAAACCGGCCGCATCAGCGGCATCCGCGTCGTCGATGCCAACCAGGATGGCCGCAGCGACATCGCGCTGTTTTCCAATCTCGGCCCGCTGCAGCTCCTGCTGAGCACCACAGACGCCAAGTCCCCCTTCAAGCGTGTCGAGGGCATCCCCGACACCTTTGTCAGCAAGCTCGCTCCCGCCGCGCTCTCCACGGGCGATCTCGACGGCGATGGCAAGGCGGAGATCATCATCGCCCATCAGCAGCTCGCGCGCGCCTTCAAGGTGGATGCCGATGGCAAGGCGAACATCGTGGAGCAGTTCAATGCGCACGATGCCTCCGCAGAGCTGCACAGCGCGCTCGTCTCCCGCAAGGATGGCAAGGTCTCTGTGCTGCTGATCGATGCAGCGCACAGCAAGCTGCACGAACTCACCGCCGGTGCCGACCGCGTCTATCGCGCCGACCACACCCATGCCCTCCCCGCCATGATACCGGAGCAGTGCGTGCTGATGAATGTGGAGAAAAGCACCCGCCTGCTGCTCCTCGGCAAAACCAGCTTTCAGCTCTCCCCGCTGGATGGCACCACCCTCAGGCTGGACACCGTGGCTTCCTTTGACAGCGAGCTGAAGGACACCTCCCCCTCCGATCTCCTGGCCGCGTCATTCTCTGGGGAAGACGTGGACGACCTGGCCCTCATGGACACCTCCAAGAGCCGCGTAGTCGAGATCTTCCAGCCCGCCACAGGGCAGAAATGGGACAGCGCCATGTACTTCCGCGTTTTCGAAACCGACCCCCACTTCCGTGGCAAGACCGGCCTGGAAAACGAGCCCCACGACTACACCGCCCTCGACCTCAACGGCGACGGCCACCTGGACCTCTGCCTGCTCACGCACGACCGCGTGCTGCTGTATGTGCGGAAGAAGCCAAAGTGA
- a CDS encoding dihydroorotase, translating into MKRLYRNAQIASEDSPKLQTADVLVEGDRIIGVAAGISGVENAEIIDCTGRILLPGLFDIHVHAREPGQDDKENIASCAEAAINGGVTGFVMMPNTSPAIDNAGVVRSVLESARRTRIGPGIYTSGAITKGRKGEELAGIAGMKAAGCVMLTDDGYAVDNPQVLRRAMEYARDYDLPLASHCELKALSGKGCMHEGKISYALGLPGIPSISEEICISRDIRLAEYTGVHLNIQHVTTAEGMSTIKRAKDRGIRVTCEIAPHHLMFNHEHIGDYDTHYKMNPPLRTPEDNAALLQGLKDGWFDVIATDHAPHTPFEKNQDFASAPFGITGLETALVSLYDRYISKDILDWGLIVKRYSAEPRRLMKLAPVPVKEGGTAEFIVFNPARTTTFSRAFMKSKSSNTPFLDQTLQGMVERVVYRGEELLTR; encoded by the coding sequence ATGAAACGCCTCTACCGCAACGCCCAGATCGCCAGCGAAGACAGCCCCAAGCTCCAGACCGCCGACGTGCTCGTCGAGGGAGACCGCATCATCGGCGTAGCCGCAGGCATCAGCGGAGTGGAGAATGCGGAGATCATCGACTGCACCGGCCGCATCCTGCTGCCCGGCCTGTTTGACATTCACGTGCATGCCCGCGAGCCGGGGCAGGATGACAAGGAAAACATCGCCAGCTGCGCCGAGGCCGCGATCAATGGCGGCGTCACCGGCTTTGTCATGATGCCCAACACCTCCCCCGCCATCGACAACGCAGGCGTGGTCCGGAGCGTGCTGGAAAGCGCCCGCCGCACGCGCATCGGTCCCGGCATTTACACCAGCGGCGCCATCACCAAGGGCCGCAAGGGCGAAGAGCTGGCGGGCATCGCCGGCATGAAGGCCGCAGGCTGCGTCATGCTCACCGATGACGGCTACGCCGTGGACAATCCCCAGGTGCTGCGCCGTGCCATGGAGTACGCGCGCGACTACGACCTCCCGCTTGCCAGCCACTGCGAGCTCAAGGCGCTCAGCGGCAAGGGTTGCATGCACGAGGGCAAGATCAGCTACGCACTCGGCCTGCCAGGCATCCCCAGCATCAGCGAGGAGATCTGCATCTCCCGGGACATCCGGCTGGCGGAATACACCGGCGTTCATCTCAACATCCAGCACGTGACCACCGCCGAAGGCATGAGCACGATCAAGCGCGCCAAGGACCGCGGCATCCGCGTCACCTGTGAGATCGCGCCGCATCATCTCATGTTCAACCATGAGCACATTGGCGACTACGACACGCACTACAAGATGAATCCCCCGCTGCGCACGCCGGAGGACAACGCAGCTCTGCTCCAGGGACTCAAGGATGGCTGGTTTGATGTCATTGCCACCGACCACGCGCCGCACACGCCGTTTGAAAAGAACCAGGACTTTGCCAGCGCACCCTTCGGTATCACCGGGCTGGAAACCGCTCTCGTCTCCCTCTATGACCGCTACATCTCCAAGGACATCCTTGACTGGGGCCTCATCGTCAAGCGCTACAGCGCCGAACCCCGCCGCCTCATGAAACTGGCCCCCGTGCCAGTGAAGGAAGGCGGCACTGCCGAATTCATTGTCTTCAATCCCGCCCGCACCACCACCTTCAGCCGCGCCTTCATGAAGTCGAAGAGCAGCAACACCCCCTTCCTTGATCAGACGCTTCAGGGCATGGTGGAGCGCGTGGTGTATCGCGGTGAGGAGCTGCTGACGCGCTAG
- a CDS encoding polyprenyl synthetase family protein produces the protein MSDLKEYLSQRCHFVDAALNRLIPDADTRPATLHKAMRHSMFAGGKRLRPILCLAAAEACGGSIDDAIYNACAVECLHTYSLIHDDLPCMDDDDMRRGVPTCHKVYGEAMALLAGDALQALAFELVTRTPIAPLHPVAVMVLELARTAGSLHLVGGQVADLEGEGKKLPLEDLRFIHEGKTAALLTTSVRLGAMSANASEEQMQALHDFGMATGLAFQIIDDILDVTQTSEKLGKSAGKDVEAEKSTYPALMGLDASRAEAHRLTEAASRALDVFGDSAVRLRQLADYLLNRDY, from the coding sequence ATGTCCGACCTCAAAGAATACCTCTCCCAGCGCTGCCATTTTGTGGATGCCGCGCTGAACCGCCTCATCCCTGATGCCGACACCCGCCCGGCCACTCTGCACAAAGCCATGCGACACAGCATGTTCGCAGGCGGCAAGAGGCTGCGCCCCATCCTTTGCCTGGCAGCGGCTGAGGCCTGCGGCGGCTCCATCGATGATGCTATCTACAATGCCTGCGCGGTCGAGTGTCTGCACACCTACTCCCTCATTCACGATGACCTCCCCTGCATGGATGATGACGACATGCGCCGCGGCGTACCCACCTGCCACAAAGTCTATGGCGAGGCCATGGCGCTGCTGGCTGGAGACGCGCTGCAGGCGCTGGCCTTTGAGCTCGTCACCCGCACGCCCATCGCGCCGCTGCATCCAGTCGCGGTGATGGTGCTGGAGCTGGCCCGCACCGCAGGCAGCCTGCACCTCGTAGGCGGCCAGGTGGCCGATCTGGAAGGTGAAGGCAAAAAGCTGCCGCTCGAAGACCTGCGCTTCATTCATGAAGGCAAGACCGCCGCACTGCTGACCACCAGCGTGAGGCTCGGTGCCATGAGCGCCAACGCCAGCGAAGAGCAGATGCAGGCGCTGCATGACTTTGGCATGGCCACCGGCCTGGCCTTCCAGATCATCGACGACATCCTGGACGTGACTCAGACGAGCGAGAAACTCGGCAAGAGCGCCGGCAAGGACGTCGAGGCAGAGAAAAGCACCTACCCCGCGCTGATGGGCCTGGATGCCTCCCGCGCCGAAGCCCACCGCCTCACCGAAGCCGCCAGCCGCGCACTCGATGTGTTTGGAGATTCCGCCGTCAGATTGCGCCAGCTCGCGGACTACCTGCTGAACCGGGATTACTAG
- a CDS encoding sensor histidine kinase: protein MACVASAILTWVSLMPVVWIGWLLAEAKMLFDAWLLVVCGLLVFGWNLYHLRRLLHNVFSENCLDCALVNNAGSIARIFGVQILMAAACTHLAGPFNPIGLQQWFWMPTAGFAGVLLRRRVHMILVLIGTLFVSTVHENAVRGHQSALFWMCGQLTTSVFIMGCAFAMTQASRQRLSTARMAEELRAANARLELKADHAAVKAVEQERGRLAREIHDAVGRNFTVVGAQLEVAEALMRESPTQALDSIQKAQRTSREGLAEIRRSISTLRVAASAERALVESLTKLITAAERPGLKLVLQQSGKSRPLPALVEMSLYRCAQEGITNACRHSGGSEIVVHLDFTSEKYVSLSVADNGRGFSRGPESGHGLSGLRERAVLLNGEFFAGTDLQGGGCCRMVIPA, encoded by the coding sequence ATGGCCTGTGTTGCCAGCGCGATTTTGACATGGGTCAGCCTGATGCCAGTGGTATGGATCGGCTGGCTGCTGGCCGAAGCAAAAATGCTTTTTGATGCATGGCTGCTCGTTGTTTGCGGCCTGCTGGTGTTTGGCTGGAATCTGTATCATCTCCGGCGGTTGCTGCACAATGTTTTTTCAGAAAATTGCCTAGACTGTGCGCTGGTAAATAACGCGGGAAGCATCGCGAGAATCTTTGGAGTGCAGATTCTGATGGCTGCAGCATGTACTCACCTCGCAGGTCCCTTCAATCCAATCGGGCTGCAGCAGTGGTTCTGGATGCCTACGGCGGGTTTTGCGGGGGTGCTGCTGAGGCGGCGAGTGCACATGATCCTGGTGCTCATCGGAACATTGTTTGTCTCCACGGTCCATGAAAATGCAGTGCGAGGTCATCAGTCGGCCTTGTTTTGGATGTGCGGTCAGCTCACTACGAGTGTCTTCATCATGGGCTGTGCCTTTGCGATGACGCAGGCCTCGCGGCAGCGGCTCAGCACGGCGCGTATGGCCGAAGAGCTGCGTGCAGCCAACGCCCGGCTGGAATTGAAAGCGGATCATGCGGCTGTAAAAGCCGTCGAGCAGGAGCGCGGCAGGCTGGCGCGGGAGATCCATGATGCGGTGGGTCGCAACTTCACTGTGGTGGGTGCTCAGCTGGAAGTGGCGGAGGCGCTGATGCGCGAGTCTCCCACCCAGGCACTGGATTCGATCCAGAAGGCGCAGCGCACCAGCCGCGAGGGGTTGGCGGAGATCCGCCGCTCCATCTCCACTCTGCGCGTCGCAGCGTCGGCCGAGCGCGCGTTGGTGGAGAGCCTCACAAAGCTGATCACTGCCGCAGAGCGGCCTGGGCTCAAACTAGTGTTGCAGCAATCTGGAAAATCGCGCCCCCTTCCGGCGCTGGTGGAGATGTCGCTCTACCGCTGCGCCCAGGAGGGCATCACAAACGCCTGCCGCCATTCAGGGGGCTCGGAAATCGTGGTGCATCTCGACTTCACCTCGGAAAAATACGTGTCACTCAGTGTTGCGGACAATGGCAGGGGCTTCAGCAGGGGCCCGGAGAGCGGGCATGGGCTGAGCGGCCTGCGTGAACGCGCGGTTCTGCTTAATGGTGAGTTTTTCGCAGGAACCGATCTGCAAGGCGGAGGCTGCTGCCGCATGGTCATACCAGCATGA
- a CDS encoding S1C family serine protease, with amino-acid sequence MRKNLSFGILTAGFLTASSLLAENVKIVLKNGAELRGEVLKDREDAVVLDLGHNVLTIPRTEISIYEKASATAAKTAAVMGEDIYYVEPAREAMTVEKNVQRVAESVVQIQTASGLGSGFIINKLGYVITNQHVIAGEREITVVVYRKKPDGLEKQQFTKVKIIAMNGFLDLAILQIDDAGVDKLPFVPIGDSDLLTQGQDVFAIGSPLGLERSVSKGIVSIRARESSGRWYIQSTTQINPGNSGGPLFNARGEVVGVNNMKAAGVGVEGLGFSIPANVLKLFLKNREAFAFDPRNPNSGFRYLPPPSPSQEKTKPDSVTTGG; translated from the coding sequence ATGCGCAAAAACCTGAGCTTCGGAATTCTGACGGCTGGCTTTCTCACGGCCTCATCCCTGTTGGCGGAAAACGTCAAGATCGTGCTCAAAAACGGAGCCGAGCTGCGCGGCGAGGTGCTCAAGGACCGCGAAGACGCCGTGGTGCTGGACCTCGGCCACAACGTGCTGACCATTCCACGCACAGAGATCTCCATCTATGAAAAGGCCTCCGCCACTGCCGCCAAGACAGCCGCCGTGATGGGAGAAGACATCTACTATGTGGAGCCTGCGCGCGAGGCCATGACGGTGGAAAAGAACGTCCAGCGTGTGGCGGAGTCCGTGGTGCAGATCCAGACCGCCTCCGGCCTGGGCTCCGGCTTCATCATCAACAAGCTCGGCTACGTCATCACCAACCAGCACGTCATCGCCGGAGAGCGCGAGATCACCGTGGTGGTTTACCGCAAAAAGCCCGACGGCCTGGAAAAGCAGCAGTTTACCAAGGTGAAGATCATCGCCATGAACGGCTTCCTCGATCTCGCCATCCTGCAGATCGACGACGCTGGCGTGGACAAGCTCCCCTTCGTCCCCATAGGAGACTCCGACCTCCTCACCCAGGGGCAGGATGTTTTTGCCATCGGTAGTCCGCTGGGCCTGGAGCGCTCAGTTTCCAAAGGCATCGTCAGCATCCGCGCGCGTGAAAGCAGCGGCCGCTGGTACATCCAGAGCACCACGCAGATCAATCCCGGCAACTCCGGCGGCCCGCTCTTCAATGCGCGTGGCGAGGTCGTGGGCGTGAACAACATGAAAGCCGCAGGCGTAGGCGTCGAAGGCCTGGGGTTCTCCATTCCCGCCAATGTGCTGAAGCTCTTCCTGAAAAATCGCGAGGCCTTCGCCTTTGATCCGCGCAATCCCAACAGCGGCTTCCGCTACCTGCCGCCCCCCTCTCCTTCGCAGGAAAAAACAAAGCCCGATTCTGTAACCACCGGCGGCTGA
- the ppnP gene encoding pyrimidine/purine nucleoside phosphorylase, protein MSAIPAEFSGVTAVTKANVYFDGKVVSHSILFPDGSKKTLGLIYPGDFHFGTAKAERMEIVAGECVVKIDGNETPVTYSGGQYFDVPANSGFDITVSSGICEYICSFLD, encoded by the coding sequence ATGTCCGCCATCCCCGCAGAATTTTCCGGAGTCACCGCCGTCACGAAGGCCAACGTTTATTTCGACGGCAAGGTCGTCAGCCACAGCATCCTTTTTCCTGACGGCAGCAAAAAAACTCTGGGCCTCATTTACCCCGGCGACTTTCATTTTGGCACTGCCAAGGCTGAGCGCATGGAAATCGTCGCAGGCGAGTGCGTCGTCAAAATCGACGGCAACGAGACCCCGGTGACCTACTCCGGCGGCCAGTACTTTGATGTCCCTGCGAACAGCGGCTTCGACATCACTGTCAGCTCAGGCATCTGCGAGTACATCTGCTCTTTCCTGGATTAA
- a CDS encoding response regulator has translation MTTRIKTLLVDDQAPFREAMLQLLGLDGRVHVVAEAADGEEALRLTAEHQPHVVLMDLRMPVMNGVEATRRIRAAHPEVRVLMLTIFDQEENVFESLRAGACGYVLKNTPVDQLVEAIRTVAKGQTYLHPSVATHVVAEFNRLSQPSPLSSEEKRIASQLSQREEEILRHLVRGMSNKEIATALCLTEGTVKNYMSRILDKLQVPDRTSAALMARTLGLA, from the coding sequence ATGACCACACGCATCAAAACTCTTCTCGTGGATGACCAGGCCCCCTTTCGTGAGGCCATGCTCCAGCTGCTAGGGCTGGACGGCCGGGTGCATGTGGTGGCCGAGGCGGCTGACGGGGAGGAAGCGCTGCGGCTGACTGCCGAACATCAGCCGCATGTGGTGCTGATGGACCTGCGCATGCCGGTGATGAATGGTGTGGAGGCCACACGCCGAATCCGTGCCGCGCATCCGGAGGTGCGCGTGCTGATGCTGACCATTTTTGACCAGGAAGAGAATGTGTTTGAGTCGCTGCGTGCAGGTGCCTGCGGCTACGTGCTGAAAAACACCCCGGTGGACCAACTGGTGGAGGCCATCCGCACCGTCGCCAAAGGCCAGACCTACCTGCACCCATCGGTGGCCACTCATGTGGTGGCCGAGTTTAACCGCCTCTCTCAGCCGAGCCCTCTGAGCAGCGAGGAGAAGCGAATCGCCAGCCAGCTCTCCCAGCGGGAGGAGGAAATCCTGCGCCATCTGGTGCGTGGCATGAGCAACAAGGAGATCGCCACTGCGCTGTGCCTCACTGAAGGCACGGTGAAAAACTACATGAGCCGCATCCTGGACAAGCTGCAGGTGCCGGACCGCACCAGTGCGGCGCTGATGGCGCGCACGTTGGGCCTGGCGTGA
- a CDS encoding uracil-DNA glycosylase family protein: MPADALVSAARDLRETLRPLRFAAPVEYVYQPLDYAWTPHETYLRRFGSSRKKVVLVGMNPGPFGMTQTGVPFGEIAAVRDWMGICSPVGKPEREHPKRPVVGFDCPQSEVSGRRLWGLFAQRFGKAESFFKDHFVANYCPLVFIEASGRNFTPDKLPATETTVMEAACDAHLRAVIAALQPKWVIGVGAFAEERANRAKEVMGGSFKTGRVLHPSPASPAANRDWAGAATKQLVKLGVWE; this comes from the coding sequence ATGCCTGCCGATGCCCTTGTCTCCGCCGCCCGTGATTTGCGTGAAACCCTGCGTCCGCTGCGCTTTGCCGCGCCGGTGGAGTATGTCTATCAGCCGCTGGACTACGCCTGGACGCCGCATGAGACCTACCTGCGTCGCTTTGGCAGCAGCCGGAAAAAGGTGGTGCTGGTGGGCATGAACCCCGGCCCCTTTGGCATGACGCAGACGGGTGTGCCCTTTGGCGAGATCGCCGCCGTGCGCGACTGGATGGGTATCTGCTCGCCTGTGGGCAAGCCAGAGCGCGAGCACCCCAAGCGCCCGGTGGTGGGCTTTGATTGCCCGCAATCCGAGGTGAGCGGGCGTCGGCTGTGGGGGCTGTTTGCCCAGCGCTTTGGCAAGGCGGAATCGTTTTTCAAAGACCACTTCGTGGCCAACTACTGCCCGCTGGTTTTCATCGAGGCCAGTGGCCGCAACTTCACGCCGGACAAACTTCCCGCCACCGAAACCACAGTCATGGAGGCAGCCTGCGACGCCCACCTGCGCGCTGTCATCGCCGCGCTGCAGCCCAAGTGGGTCATTGGCGTGGGGGCCTTTGCCGAAGAGCGTGCCAATCGCGCCAAGGAAGTCATGGGCGGCAGCTTCAAAACCGGTCGCGTCCTCCACCCCAGCCCCGCCAGCCCCGCCGCCAACCGCGACTGGGCCGGCGCCGCCACGAAGCAGCTCGTGAAGCTGGGGGTGTGGGAGTGA
- a CDS encoding potassium transporter Kup, with protein sequence MSDATEKTGHHPKLSTTTLVIAALGVVFGDIGTSPIYTLKECFSPHSPHHVLPTHDNLLGVISLVLWALIVLVCIKYLVFVLRADNKGEGGVLSLMALASHGMDEVLKRRAVIVLLGLFGAALLFGDGIITPAISVLSAVEGLKDGGLLGSAPTDAGAAALWDEKMELLIMGITMVILIALFAVQFLGTAKMGRFFGPITGLWFVSLAALGVSHLISGPEILAAFNPLHGWHFLTTGGHKSFVILGSVFLAVTGGEALYADMGHFGAGPIRRAWFSLVLPALALNYLGQGALLMKNPEAAHSPFFQMAPHWATLPMVLLATAATVIASQALITGTYSLTLSAVQLGYLPRLSIRHTSEHARGQIYIPLVNWLLMLACLALVLAFRNSTNLAAAYGVAVTMTMLITTVLFYFAARHLWKWPLLKTVALCFIFGVIEIAFLSANLVKFFDGGWFPLVVGVLIFTLMTTWATGRRLVRASMEKSALSQETLCESLKRRPPVMVPGTAIFMSSTSGRTPIALLHSLKHYRAIHERVIFMTLITEDEPWVTPGRRVQVEALSDGFWRVTGRYGFMQKPDVPRLLRQCANHGLEVEAEKATFFLGREIIVPSHKPGMARWREHLFAFASKLAQQPATYFQIPVGRVIELGQQVEI encoded by the coding sequence ATGAGTGACGCTACTGAAAAGACCGGGCATCATCCGAAGCTCTCCACCACCACGCTCGTGATCGCGGCGCTGGGGGTGGTTTTTGGAGACATCGGCACCAGCCCCATTTACACGCTGAAGGAGTGCTTCAGCCCGCACAGCCCGCACCACGTGCTGCCCACGCATGACAACCTGTTGGGTGTCATCTCCCTGGTGCTCTGGGCGCTGATCGTGCTGGTGTGCATCAAGTATCTGGTCTTCGTGCTGCGTGCGGACAACAAGGGGGAGGGTGGCGTTCTCTCGCTCATGGCGCTGGCATCCCACGGCATGGACGAGGTCCTGAAACGCCGCGCAGTCATCGTGCTGCTCGGGCTCTTTGGGGCGGCGCTGCTGTTCGGAGACGGCATCATCACGCCAGCTATCTCCGTGCTCAGCGCAGTGGAGGGTCTAAAAGATGGCGGCCTGCTGGGCAGCGCGCCGACGGACGCCGGTGCCGCCGCTTTGTGGGATGAGAAGATGGAGCTGCTGATCATGGGCATTACGATGGTGATCTTGATCGCGCTCTTTGCCGTGCAGTTTCTGGGCACGGCGAAGATGGGACGTTTCTTTGGCCCCATCACCGGCCTGTGGTTTGTATCCTTGGCGGCGCTGGGCGTGTCTCATTTGATCAGCGGCCCGGAGATCCTTGCAGCCTTCAATCCGCTGCATGGATGGCATTTCCTGACCACGGGTGGGCACAAATCATTTGTGATTCTCGGAAGCGTGTTTCTGGCTGTGACTGGTGGCGAAGCGCTGTATGCCGACATGGGCCACTTCGGCGCCGGGCCCATCCGGCGTGCGTGGTTTTCGCTCGTGCTGCCGGCGCTGGCGCTGAATTACCTGGGACAGGGAGCGCTGCTGATGAAGAACCCGGAAGCGGCGCACTCGCCCTTCTTCCAGATGGCACCGCACTGGGCCACGCTGCCGATGGTGCTGCTGGCCACTGCTGCCACGGTCATCGCCTCCCAGGCGCTGATTACTGGCACCTACTCGCTCACACTTAGCGCCGTGCAGTTGGGCTACCTGCCGCGCCTGAGCATCCGCCATACCTCCGAGCATGCACGCGGTCAGATCTACATCCCACTGGTAAACTGGCTGCTCATGCTGGCCTGCCTGGCGCTGGTGCTGGCCTTCCGAAACTCCACCAACCTGGCCGCCGCCTACGGTGTCGCAGTCACGATGACCATGCTCATCACCACGGTCCTGTTTTACTTTGCTGCACGGCATCTGTGGAAGTGGCCGCTGCTCAAGACGGTGGCTTTGTGCTTCATCTTTGGAGTGATCGAAATCGCCTTCCTCAGCGCCAATCTGGTGAAGTTCTTCGACGGCGGCTGGTTCCCGCTGGTGGTTGGTGTGCTCATCTTCACACTCATGACGACCTGGGCCACGGGCCGCCGTCTGGTGCGTGCCTCTATGGAAAAAAGCGCGCTCAGCCAGGAAACACTGTGCGAGAGCCTCAAGCGCCGCCCGCCAGTCATGGTGCCAGGCACGGCCATCTTTATGTCCAGCACCAGCGGGCGCACCCCCATCGCTCTGCTGCACAGCCTGAAGCACTACCGCGCCATCCATGAGCGCGTCATTTTCATGACGCTGATCACCGAGGACGAGCCTTGGGTGACCCCGGGGCGCCGCGTGCAGGTGGAGGCGCTTTCCGATGGCTTCTGGCGTGTGACGGGCCGCTACGGCTTCATGCAAAAGCCGGATGTGCCGCGTCTGCTGAGGCAGTGCGCCAACCATGGCCTGGAAGTGGAGGCTGAAAAAGCCACCTTCTTCCTCGGGCGTGAGATCATCGTGCCCAGCCATAAGCCCGGCATGGCACGCTGGCGCGAGCACCTTTTTGCCTTTGCCAGCAAGCTGGCGCAGCAGCCTGCGACCTACTTCCAGATCCCCGTGGGCCGGGTGATCGAGCTCGGCCAGCAGGTGGAGATCTAA